One segment of Synchiropus splendidus isolate RoL2022-P1 chromosome 4, RoL_Sspl_1.0, whole genome shotgun sequence DNA contains the following:
- the sh3bgrl3 gene encoding SH3 domain-binding glutamic acid-rich-like protein 3 — MGIKLYYTTVTASRTVKSQQAQVMRILDSKSIEYELIDISTDGELREKMRTKAGDSAAAPPQLFNEDQYCGNYEMFSNAVEADTVEQFLKLA; from the exons ATGGGGATCAAACTGTACTACACCACTGTCACCGCCTCTCGGACG GTGAAGTCTCAACAGGCACAGGTGATGAGAATCCTGGACAGTAAAAGTATCGAGTATGAATTGATTGATATTTCAACTGATGGTGAACTCCGGGAGAAGATGAGAACcaaagcaggagactcagcggcTGCCCCTCCCCAGCTTTTCAACGAGGACCAGTACTGTGGG AattatgaaatgttttccaatGCAGTGGAGGCAGATACGGTGGAGCAGTTCCTGAAACTGGCGTGA